One window of the Rosa rugosa chromosome 3, drRosRugo1.1, whole genome shotgun sequence genome contains the following:
- the LOC133740491 gene encoding probable receptor-like serine/threonine-protein kinase At4g34500 translates to MSDSGDEIPSPDTSLSHKLTSKTELLNLKLYVVIAILLAGVFAVFLLVCLCVRAHRVSRRRKSRIRVKHSSGSIPLVSKEIAEIKEPRPDPSPPPAAAAAAEGKIGNQKLKEARPTEPTVDVENGKRRSGESDVFGWGRWYSLRELETATRGFSPENVIGEGGYGVVYRGSLQDGSVVAVKNLLNNKGQAQTEFKVEVEAIGKVKHKNLVGLIGYCAEGAQRMLVYEYIDNGNLEQWLHGDVGPVSPLTWDIRMKIAIGTAKGLAYLHEGLEPKVVHRDIKSSNILLDRKWNPRVSDFGLAKLLGPESSYVTTRVMGTFGYVSPEYASTGMLNEGSDVYSFGVLLMEIITGRSPIDYSRPAGEMNLVDWFKGMISSRRGEEILDPLIEVQPPPRSLKRALLVCLRCIDLDVHKRPKMGQIVHMLEAEDFPFRSETRSAR, encoded by the exons ATGTCTGATTCCGGCGACGAGATTCCATCTCCGGACACCTCCCTCTCCCACAAGCTGACCTCCAAAACCGAGCTCCTCAACCTCAAGCTCTACGTCGTGATCGCAATCCTCCTCGCCGGCGTCTTTGCCGTGTTTCTCCTCGTCTGCCTCTGCGTCCGCGCCCATCGGGTTTCGCGTCGCCGGAAGAGCCGCATCCGCGTGAAGCACAGCTCCGGCTCAATCCCGCTCGTCTCCAAAGAGATCGCCGAGATCAAGGAACCTCGTCCGGATCCTTCTCCTCCCcctgccgccgccgccgccgccgaggGCAAAATCGGAAACCAAAAGTTGAAGGAAGCACGACCGACTGAACCGACCGTTGATGTGGAAAATGGGAAAAGGAGGAGCGGGGAGAGTGACGTGTTCGGGTGGGGCCGGTGGTATAGCCTCAGGGAGCTGGAGACCGCGACACGTGGATTCTCGCCAGAGAATGTGATTGGAGAAGGAGGGTACGGCGTCGTTTACCGGGGATCTTTGCAGGACGGCTCTGTTGTCGCCGTCAAGAACCTTCTTAACAACAA GGGTCAAGCTCAGACAGAGTTTAAGGTGGAAGTGGAAGCCATAGGAAAAGTAAAGCATAAGAACTTGGTTGGTCTAATTGGTTATTGTGCAGAAGGTGCTCAAAG GATGCTTGTATATGAATATATTGACAATGGGAATTTGGAGCAGTGGTTGCATGGTGATGTTGGGCCTGTCAGCCCTCTGACTTGGGATATCAGAATGAAGATAGCCATTGGAACTGCAAAAGG GCTGGCCTATTTACATGAAGGGTTAGAACCCAAAGTGGTTCACCGTGATATAAAATCCAGTAACATTCTTCTGGACAGAAAGTGGAACCCAAGAGTATCAGATTTTGGCTTGGCCAAACTCTTGGGACCTGAGTCAAGCTATGTGACTACACGTGTAATGGGAACATTCGG ATATGTTTCTCCAGAGTATGCAAGTACAGGTATGCTTAATGAGGGGAGTGATGTATATAGTTTTGGAGTTCTACTTATGGAGATAATTACAGGAAGAAGCCCAATTGACTATTCCAGACCAGCTGGAGAG ATGAACCTGGTTGATTGGTTTAAAGGAATGATTTCAAGTCGCCGTGGGGAGGAGATTTTAGATCCATTGATAGAAGTTCAGCCCCCTCCAAGATCTTTGAAGCGAGCATTGTTGGTTTGTCTCCGCTGTATAGATTTAGATGTCCATAAGCGGCCAAAAATGGGGCAAATTGTTCATATGCTTGAGGCAGAAGACTTTCCTTTTCGTTCG GAAACCCGATCAGCTCGATAG